The window ACACCGCATGTCCAAGATTTCAACGAGATGACTCTGCTGTCACGTTGCGTCTTCTCTGAGACTCCCGCTGCCTCCTTTCAGCTTGGTTAACTCCCACTGGCCTCCTCCACACAACTTCAACTGGACATCGTGGTACtgtgagaaacagaaacacagagttcATATTTGGGAACAAAGCAAGAGGAGGTAGGtgttaaattgaaaaaagaaacctGATGATTTAAACCCACGGTTTCCAACAAGGGATGTCAACTGTTAACCAACATTTTTGACTGGTCAAACATGTGAGTCTATAGGTTAATTTTGCTTCTCTTCAGTTTAATGCACTGAGCACCAGGGTTTGGTGGGAGCTGCTGAGTTACAAGTGGTGACTGCAAGTTGGTCAGGATGGCTGTCAGCAAAGGTAAATACACAGGAATACACTTGTGTGTTTGGTCTACCTTCTCCAGGCTGCTGCGGTGTCCCAGACTGACCAAAGTCATGCCGAGCTGTTTACAGGTTCTGTACAGCTGTGCTTCTGCCTCCTCCGTCAGAGCACTGGTGGCTTCATCCAGCACTGTAAAGACAAAAgataatgtaaaaacactggCATGGTAAAGCTCAGGTCACCTCTAACACATCTTGTTTCATCTGATGAATCATTCATGAATACATTACAGAAATTCAGGATAACACACCTGCATATTTTGGTTGCAGGTAGAAGAGCCGAGCAAAGCAGAGACGCTGCATTTCCCCTGGAGACAGAACATCATACCTGCAGACAACAActaattcagggtctgcattgATTTGTGGCACAAGCAAGacaaacatttattgttttactttgcCATCGTTGTTGTggtattttctcttaccagttCCAGTCCACCTTTTCATCCAACCCGCCCGTCCGCTTCAGGAGACTGGACTGGATCACAGATAGCAGTTTAATTCAgtattcaaaatcaaaataatgttgtGACATATTCAAGCTGAATAAGTAAttgagcaaaacaaaataaagatttcagTTCAAAGGAATATTTTGCAGGATAATGTCACCCACCACTCCAGCAAGTTCAAGGAACTGTATAATTCTGTCATCGTCCACTGACCCTGAAGAAAAGGACACAACAGTTATCACCAGCTCTTCATGAATAATGTAAGAGGCAGCAGTGACACAAAGTtataaattaaaaccaaaaatttgGTCAAGTTTAGATTGATAGAAATATACATGTCGTACTATATACGGTCACATTCTTGCAACACTGATGTACTGTTTTTatgacgttttgttttttttaatgtccaaaTGACACACAACATATTTACCTTCATGCCCACTGTGCTTctgattaatatttatttgtacGTTTCTACATTTTCATTAACTGTGATTAAATGCACTAACATCTATTGCATTTAAATGAAGCACTGTTAAACAGTTTAGTCAGAGTGAAGTCTGATACCTGATGCTGGATAAATGTCCTTCAGCGGGTAGATCACCTGTTGGAGATGAGAGTTTACCAATAAAGTTACTTGATTATGGTAGATTTCCACACTTTCCCGAACTTCCAACAAGCACTTGAAAATGTATTGTGTAATGAGTTACAGACtatagagaaaagaaaaacaacacaaagcagaAGGTGACCTGTTCACGCAGTGTCCCATCAGTCAGGTAAGGTTTCTGTGGCAGGAAGAGGGTTCCTCTGGGACCGAAACATGTCGTCATCTGGACAAAACCTGAGGGGACAGTTGGCATGAGGAAACTAATTAGGCTTTTCTCAGCAGCGCTTTGTCTCCTGTGGCTCTTTCTTGTTCTTTTGCTCTCTGCAATATTTCAAACTTATCCGCTGGCGCTGAAAACAACTGTTGACTTGTTTAGCTTTAAAAGGGAAGTTGCGACAGTAGAAAATGCTTTATTCATTAGCAGTAACTTAGTGCAGCGCGCTACAGCAATTGGGCGTTAtctcaaatgtaaatattattgtaaaaatatgaatgacaGACGCGCTGCTCTCTCACCGCTGTGTGCCTCCCAGAGTCGGTTGAGGACCCTCAGTAGTGACGTCTTGCCAGTGCCTGTGTTCCCCACCACCAACAGATGTGTTCCCTCTTTGATTTTCAGACTTAGATCCTCCACCAGCAGCTCATCTGAAAAAGGAGATTGGTACGAAAGATGATCCAGGATGAAGGCAGTGTCTGCAGGGCCTGCGTTGATGTTGAAGTCACTGTgtggataaataaaataagttataTTAGTGAAGGAGTTTTTCTCTTGGTTGCTGCAAGTAgaaaaaaactctcaccctcCCAGAGTGAGTACTATTTTCAGAATTCTTAAAAGTaactcaataaacagtaaataactgaatgtccacacagaatttagaattttgaatCCAAACCTTTTAGTGAATCTTTTCAAGCAAGCAATGAGCAGTTACAGAGCTCTGGATTATACTGGGATTATACTGTAGCATTATTACTTTATTCCTCTTTGTCatcttgtttgctttctttttttgatattagTTTACCTAAGTGCACTCATGACATGCGGCCTGTTGCTTTTCACTTtaactgtactttttttgcagcagaaattaatgtaaaaatgttctcACAAACCTGTCAAAGTCGTAACTTTCGCCTGATGCTGGGTCATAGTCGCACTGCTTGCGTAGGATGTCATCCATCACCTCCATGAGCTCCCCAATTCTAaccacagcacaaacacacacacacacacacaccacacaccacacccacacacacccacacacacacacacacacacacacacacacacacacagtgatagAAAGGAGGATGGCATGCACAAACGCTGCTGTCATCTGTATTTCAGTATGCAGTGTGATACCTGTGGGTGTATCCAGCCACATCTGACAGAGTGGTTGACAGGTCTATTAGCTGCGTGAAGCCATTTATCAAGTAGATGCACACAAAGGCATTCTGAATATgaacaaggagagagagaaccAGAGCAGAGAGTAAATAGGAGACAACACCACTACTAAAAGAAGAGTGTTTAAACACAGAAGAAAAGTCGGTAACAACCACGCAGATCGGACGACAGAGTGAAATGTCACgagaaattacatttctgtgaaagttggATAATGCTGGCAGAGTTTGGACCCTGAGGTGAGATATTTCACAAGAACACtgatattgcttttttaaaatttgttcgGCAATATCACAAGTGAcaaaactgtatgaatctatgCCGAATTCAATTTTactgcataaataaaacaatagatTTTTGCGGAGATTCGAACCAGCAACCTCTCGTATTCCAGCCAAAAAGCTAGTCTGTAGAGCTAAATCTCCAATCAGAAAATATGCTCCTCTGTTGCTAATTTATAGTGGTGACATCTGCCAAAAAGCTGACTGATCAACTAAGATTTTTTCAGGGTAAAATTTACCTGTTTCGGAACCACTTCACCTCATTTATTGGTAAAAACGACATATCACTTAACTTTACATGCCTAATTTTTTTGGGCGATATCACAACAAGtatctaaactgtatgaatctaccacaaaattaaatttaactgcataaaaaatatttccgGGTAGTCTGGAACTGGTGTATTTTTGCGTTTCAGCCAAGTGACTGGTCTGATGAGCCAAACCTCCAGTCTTCAGGTAAGCCCTGTCTTTTGCTAGCTTACAGTGGTGACACCTGGCGAAAACGACTGAAAGATGAGTTGAGTCAATAATCAACTAAAATTTTTCAGGgcaaaattcagtatcggcagtgatgTCTGTCGAAAGTCGACTGATGTATAAGTCTGGccgatattccttgatttcgacaTAAGTCACTGCCAATACTGCTTTTACTCCTTTCAGGACCATTTTACCTCATTTATTGGCAAAAATAACGTATTACTCAACTTTATGTGGCTAAGTTTGTTTGACTATAACACAAGTGTCTAAATTGTATGAATCTACcgccaaattacattttacggcataaagaaaaatatttccagTAGGTTTTGAACCAGCAATCTTATATATTCAAGCCAAATAACTAGCATTATAACCTAAACCTCCAGACAAATACAGATTAAgacttttgtaattttacagtGGTGACATCTGGCAAAAACTTGACAGATGAATTGATCCTATAGTCAACTAAGattttttcaaggcaaaattactgcttttacctgtttcgggaccATGTCACCTCATTTATTGGCAAAAACCACATATTACTCAACTTCACATGGCTAATTTGTTCAGCAACATCACAACAAGTGTCTAAACCGTATGAATCTACcaccaaatgattttttatatattaaaaaaaaaaaaaatcccaagcAAGATTCAAACCGCCGATCTACTGCATCCTCACCACCTATTTAACCCATTAAGCCAAACCATCAGACACGTTTTTAGGGCAAAcgatattatttatttcagaaatagCAGTGAAGTCTGTCAAATATTTAACTGATAATATTAGCTACACATATTATGTGGCTCACGCCGATCATCAACTCGACTGATGTATGAGTCCGGCTGATGTTCCTTAATTTCGACAGACGCATCTACTTAAGagactgttctgtagctgtggtgCTTCCTGATATTTTGGGTAATGTTTCACTCTATGGTcccactataactcaaacataatattattttcagaataagaggggcaaaaaaaaaaaaaaaatccagaaatctgaaatgtctttttctgaCGAAAATGCACAAGTTCAGATGTTGATTTTCGTTGGGCCCTAATTATCATAATACATTCATGTGCTTGTGTCCTTGTGATTGAGGCAGTTTTCAAGTGATATAATACCAAACAAATTAATTAGTAAGATCTGCAGGCTTTCAAACTCAGTGTGAATATTTCATCGGTAGAGAAAGCTTTTGCTGCCACCCTGTGGTCAAAAGAGCAGCATACACATTAATAAGCTGTTTTGTGATCGCAAACCTTCCAAACTCTCTGCCTTCTAAGCTAAACATAAGCACACATTGTATATCCATTCAGGGTCACGCTTTTTAtgatttcagattttcttttttaatttaacttattttaaattatgttatctATTTTCACTCATATCTACTTTTGATTATCTCCACCAAGGaagctgtgtttttaattgatgtttgattttttgtctGTCGGCAGGATTTCGGAGAAACTTCAGGCCTGATTTTAATGAAGCTTTGTGGAAGGGTGTAGCAGGATTAAAGGAAGTACCAATTAAACTTTGGAGCTGATCCAAGTCACAGGGCAGACATACTAATATTTTTTCACTAGGACAGGCATAATATCAGATGGTCATAATATCATGATTATCATGGCCAAAAGACCTAACAATCACAATATTATTGGGCCATCTATAGAAAATGGTACTACTGATACAATAATAAAGCTATCAGTCAAATTAatctttaactttgtttattgtgcattttattacttttatttttaacaaaataattacactCAAGATACAGATACGAGTGCAGGGAGGCGGAGAGAGTCTGTAATCATAACTGTACCAAAGCAGATAACAAGGTCAATAACACTTAAAAGATAGTAAAATGCAACCAGATAGTGCTGAAGGAGGGAGACAAAGTGAGAATGGAAAGAAATTATTTCAGAGGCATTGGATTAATACAGATATGTGTATTATTAACATGATATCAATACTTCACTTTTAGATATCATAGTTATTGTAAACACCTGTATATCCCAACACCTCTAGTTCACTTTCGTTAACATTTCAAGATAGTGCATTTGACCTTGACAGAATAAATGCCTTAAAATCCAGTTGATGATAGTTAAGTTCAGCAGTGACAAAACATAGTCAACTGTACAATTATGATGACTCCATATCACTGTCAACATTTATGATTAAGTGTAATCCTCTGGAGTCACTTACACATGTAGTTCCTTAAACATCATTCGGAAAACAGTCGTTATGAAGCACTCAgggatgttttttcagtctACTTATCTGATATTTGAACAGATGTTCAtgataaaactgcattttatgttttttacaaatgtgttaggtatgtgaaatatttaaaatgttgaacataataaatgcaaaattgaAATGATATGGCTTCACCTAGGCACAACCATATTCTGACATAACTGATATTTTTAGGAATTTGTCCAGACATACGTATATCGTGGTTGTGCTTGCTGTTTGCATATCATAGAGGACTGGACTATTGGCCTTGGCAGAGGTCTGTGTTTTCCAAGTGTCCTTGGAGTTTATAAAAGTTTATGTGTTGTTGAGGACAATCAATGATTGATTGAAATTGGGAGCAGCATTCCCATCTATACTGACTGTTAAAAATAACGACTGTTTTACCtcttcagtgacatttttaaggTTCTTGTTGCAATTCTTAAGAACAACAAATTCTGAGAAGtaggaacagaaaaaaaacacaagcttaCCCTACTGATGAGCGCACTGAGCTCACCAGGAGTGAGACCATCGTAGACACCAGTGAAGATAGGAATGGCAATGATAATGTAGCTGAGGAAACCTCCAAGGTAGTCAAAGGTGTTCACCCCGACTGAGAGAGGAAAAGTCAAAGAAtaacaaaattattcaaaacaaTCAGTGAAACATAAAGTCAGTGAGTGTGGTGTGTAATGTAGGATGTCCTTACTATAAAGCCAGAGCTCTTTGTTTATTAGACTCCTCTGAGTTTGTAGCAGAGCCTGAAGTCTGCGGTCAGTCCTCATGTGCTCGACTTTACCGGCTCTAAAAACACAGGCAGCAACAGTTTTTCAACCTGCTTTAACTCTGTGAAAACGATTCAGATAGTGCTAGacactaatgtttttttctaattacaGTAAAGTACATCAAGTGCAGTTTCTATGTATGTTCTCCTGTTATGACCGTCCAAACTTTCTTGaaactatatttacattttaggaaTTTCTGAAGGCATGAATCATGCACAAGACATAGTAAACTGAATCAGAAAAGGTCAACCCTGGTATATGAATTGTGTTTGCGCCTCACCTGTAAAAAGCTGCAGACTCTGCATTGACACGAATCTGCATGTGTTTGAATctgaagacacaaaaacatattttttaaataaatcattttcatttaaagcaaacatttgaaATTCATTTGAaaccattcattcattcatttcaacacaaaatcaaattgttttaacttaagactttaattgttatttccatggcctcTGAAAGTTCCATCATTATTTGTGAACATAAGCTattctctctcaaagccagaaaccagagaagcaACCTTGTGATCCATTGAAAGTTCAAAGTCTATAATTCTGCATGGTTATTAGTCTTCCTGTCTAAATGTGTCTCAGTGCATCTGCTCCAGAAAACATGGAGGCCTGCACTAAAGTCATCTGTATGTCCAGTTTCTTAGCTTCATAAACATCTACAGAGGACCTACATCAATAACCACAATGCTGTTTCATATAAAGTTCAACAGTCAAAATTGTATTAACAGGTGCCAAGCATAATTGTGTGAaccacagacagcagcagagagaggggaaatgTTACTGGCGGGTTTTAGTAGAATGTGTTTTCGCAGTAACCCTGTTATTGACCGCGCGCTGCCGCACACTTTATGCATGTGACATGTTGTAGTATCGGTGCGCACCGGGAAACGAGGCTCCCCCGCAAGCCACCAAGGCCGGATCCCAAGtctcttattttttcatttcctcgCTTCTCGAAAGGCGACTGACAGCTGATCCAGTTGTGGTCAGCTGCAGCGCCACCGCTAGGCGCGCGCCATTACGCGCTGCGCGTTTGGCACCAGTACCGGAGGGCGCACCATAACAGCCTAATATCATCATCAACAATCGTAATCTTAAGTATTCCATTAAGTCTCTCAGTGAGGGCCCTCTCAGACACAACGCTGCTGCTGGTTCGGTGcactcagcagctgcagcaccagCTCCATGTTtggttaatattattatatttttctgggCCTATGCAGTCTGTTGCCTCTGCAGAGTAacgttttttttacactgaagcTCATTGAAACATAGCTGCATTGATCAGTGAGACAAAAGCATCAGTGGTGGCTGTCATCAGTGCAGAACTCTTTCAGAAGCTGTCATATAATCATATGGTGACATTATCGACCTGGCAGCAGGTGATGCAGAACATGGATGTAGATGCAGACGTGTTTCTCTACAgaacagctgctgaaaaatgccTATTCTACAGTTCTGCTGTAGTGGAACATATATGCAGAGTTTGTgaagttttgtaacatttcctCATTTCTATGTGAGCATCACAGTACACCCAAATCTCAAATCTTTAACTTTAACCTGTGAGATatgggaacaaaaacaaaagtgttttttgtatttattttttttataatttaatataatttttacatatattttttttttacatttcaataattattcttatttattcatttagttagtattttatactgttgttattttgtatgtatgttgtttttttttaccttaaagggttattatttaattaattataatcatctatttattttttattattatcatcataatttCATATAAAGTTCCGATGTCAGGGAATATTCCTTTTTGTGAAAATcgaaaataaaaagttcaacaaaacaaaaaaagaaaatattgttcaGTGTAGACCAAAAGTCAATTCTGCAAttgtttcattgcatttttctgttgttggaAATAATTTTTTACCAAGATCCAGGTACAATGGATTGCAGCAAAAAGTCTCAAATTTGAGATGTTATTAAGTGTAAAGTCTGGAACTGCTCCTTAGACAATGAATgagagcctgattttgtgggCCCACCgaatgtttattttccttttttattttaatttccagatgagctttattctattgtagtgttctcagttctgGAACAGAAAACATATCAGTATTATGcagaatatttgaatattttactttttccattaattgtctatggagcagctccagtcCTTATACTTGATGATATCACAAATATGAGTTTTATACTCTAggttttggatttgggagagagttgtgCATGTTgactctttacattttttttgactgtcTCAGCCCATAGAATCAtgcatgaattttgaaaattggGCGTTGGTCCACTTAAACTTGTGACAGTTAACTTAAATAACAATTCCTCTTTCACAACTGGCGCACATCCTGTTATTTCCTAAGAGGCAAAAGGCACCAGGCCAAAGTCTACAGATACTTCCTCTTAACAAAGAACTTATTTCCTTACAAATAAACACTGCATCAAATAAAGCTGGGAAATTACCCAACTACTCTACGGAAGTGCACTTTTAAGTCAGTCCTGTTCTGCTTGTCTGTCAGCACAGAATCTTACTGAAACAGGTACTTCTGTGTGTTTGATTCTTGATAAACCACCATTGACATACCTGAAGTCTCCCTCCAATTTTTCTTGCTCAAACAGAGTTGATACAATTGGCCCCATGAGGATTTTATTGGCAATGGTCCCAATCACAAAGTAGCCAAAGATACTCACAGGACCGATCCAA is drawn from Plectropomus leopardus isolate mb chromosome 16, YSFRI_Pleo_2.0, whole genome shotgun sequence and contains these coding sequences:
- the abcd4 gene encoding ATP-binding cassette sub-family D member 4 — translated: MPCLEKSNGGGKKRPKLDWKFVQRFCGIQKVLFPSWSSQSVLMFGTLLAVTLTEQLIIYQVGILPSHFYNVLADKDYSGFRSLVSTAVVLILLNSTLKSIDQYICNQMYVSWRRTLTESLHTSYFQGRVYYTLNVLREDIDNPDQRISQDAERLCKQMSTMASRLIISPFTLAYYTYQCFQSTGWIGPVSIFGYFVIGTIANKILMGPIVSTLFEQEKLEGDFRFKHMQIRVNAESAAFYRAGKVEHMRTDRRLQALLQTQRSLINKELWLYIGVNTFDYLGGFLSYIIIAIPIFTGVYDGLTPGELSALISRNAFVCIYLINGFTQLIDLSTTLSDVAGYTHRIGELMEVMDDILRKQCDYDPASGESYDFDSDFNINAGPADTAFILDHLSYQSPFSDELLVEDLSLKIKEGTHLLVVGNTGTGKTSLLRVLNRLWEAHSGFVQMTTCFGPRGTLFLPQKPYLTDGTLREQVIYPLKDIYPASGSVDDDRIIQFLELAGVSSLLKRTGGLDEKVDWNWYDVLSPGEMQRLCFARLFYLQPKYAVLDEATSALTEEAEAQLYRTCKQLGMTLVSLGHRSSLEKYHDVQLKLCGGGQWELTKLKGGSGSLREDAT